A window of Acropora muricata isolate sample 2 chromosome 3, ASM3666990v1, whole genome shotgun sequence contains these coding sequences:
- the LOC136910665 gene encoding visual pigment-like receptor peropsin, with translation MNWTTFKADLKSSSNRTNQESSNWQEAQYIAYATVMCTILTIGFLGNILSVIVLCQPYHRKQPLAHLMLSIVVGDLILIVFGYPTMMTVVLRRLDIHAYQARCSWDAFANGAVGLTSIATFTAMTIVLSYCMHQKTPRFRVSSVTIFRLIAACWSFGVILMLPPLLGWNRFVPGAAGISCGPDWTDTSASGRTYNLLLIILGFCGPSIALSGSYFKIFRLLRRDVVTEDSRIKLRRRHWQMKLLRLTAVAITAFMLSWSPYSLVSLTSIFRGNSVLSTGEAEVPALMAKASVIYNPIVYTVMNRRFRRTLRHIVSCMTCRLLSFVWPTMHGEKQETKKRITSTMTVTSSTPAPEGNFPEILVSLHQVPF, from the exons ATGAATTGGACAACATTCAAAGCTGACCTCAAGAGTTCTTCGAATCGTACCAATCAGGAGTCGAGTAACTGGCAAGAGGCCCAATACATTGCGTACGCCACAGTCATGTGCACAATCCTCACTATTGGTTTCCTTGGCAACATACTCAGCGTCATCGTCCTTTGTCAGCCATACCATCGCAAACAGCCCCTGGCCCATCTCATGTTAAGCATAGTAGTCGGCGATCTCATTCTCATAGTGTTTGGCTATCCTACAATGATGACCGTCGTGCTGCGCAGGTTGGACATACACGCCTACCAAGCCCGGTGCAGCTGGGACGCATTTGCCAACGGAGCCGTGGGATTAACCTCTATCGCTACTTTTACGGCCATGACAATTGTCTTGAGCTACTGTATGCATCAAAAGACACCGAGATTTCGAGTGTCCAGTGTGACAATCTTTCGTCTTATAGCTGCATGCTGGTCTTTTGGTGTTATCTTGATGCTCCCACCCTTGTTGGGATGGAACCGCTTTGTACCTGGTGCTGCCGGAATAAGCTGTGGTCCTGATTGGACCGACACGTCTGCTTCTGGCAGGACTTACAACCTTCTTCTGATAATCCTGGGCTTTTGTGGACCGAGTATAGCTTTAAGTGGCTCATACTTCAAAATCTTTAG ACTTCTTCGCCGAGATGTCGTCACGGAAGACAGTCGAATCAAATTGAGGAGAAGACACTGGCAGATGAAACTACTGCGCCTGACAGCAGTCGCAATAACCGCCTTCATGCTCAGCTGGTCACCGTACTCTCTTGTAAGCCTTACAAGTATCTTCAGAGGGAACAGCGTCCTGTCTACCGGAGAAGCAGAAGTTCCCGCCCTTATGGCTAAGGCATCAGTTATATACAATCCAATAGTGTATACTGTCATGAACAGGCGCTTCCGAAGGACACTTCGGCATATTGTTTCATGCATGACTTGTCGCCTCCTCTCATTCGTCTGGCCTACAATGCACGGAGAAAAGCAGGAGACAAAGAAACGCATTACGAGTACTATGACAGTTACATCATCCACACCCGCTCCAGAGGGCAATTTTCCAGAGATTCTTGTGTCTTTGCACCAAGTTCCTTTCTAA
- the LOC136910661 gene encoding CD2 antigen cytoplasmic tail-binding protein 2-like, which produces MSKRKVQFADEDPEEIKVESSIDRVKVHSLDSDDEDDDEEKIDEKYVLQEEDLEGQEDATIDYDGGIKITPFNLKEEMEEGHFDAEGNYFEKKEEVIRDEWLDSLDWVKVKERGDQALKNTWGGGDEGNFEDADEPGEEIKAIKDILEIIKPGETVLKALRRLGGKEGGRGKCSSASARWQGKAKKQKVSEENVVSSTVEVDKERLLKLTELADFLLQRGNFGVYQDPFEKLAHKVKTMEEKQRETEQDDALEAAFNLGGGEGEDTKKEPNTTNGSPQAEETKDDEVYWQYKWENTKNATLYGPYSSTYMLNWNEQGCFGDGVWVRKVGEDDGPFYNSKRIDFELYT; this is translated from the coding sequence ATGTCGAAACGTAAAGTGCAATTTGCAGACGAAGATCCTGAGGAAATCAAAGTAGAATCCTCCATAGATCGAGTCAAAGTTCACTCTTTGGACAGCGATGATGAAGACGATGACGAAGAAAAGATCGACGAAAAATATGTCCTACAAGAGGAAGATTTGGAGGGGCAGGAAGATGCAACAATCGACTACGATGGAGGGATTAAGATAACGCCGTTTAACTTGAAGGAAGAGATGGAAGAAGGTCACTTTGACGCAGAAGGCAATTATTttgagaagaaagaagaagttATTCGGGATGAGTGGTTAGATTCTTTGGATTGGGTGAAAGTCAAGGAGCGGGGAGATCAAGCTCTGAAGAACACATGGGGTGGTGGAGATGAAGGTAATTTCGAAGATGCCGATGAACCCGGAGAAGAAATAAAGGCAATCAAGGACATTTTAGAGATAATTAAACCCGGGGAGACTGTTCTTAAAGCGCTCAGACGTCTGGGTGGAAAGGAAGGCGGCCGAGGCAAGTGCTCCTCTGCAAGTGCTCGTTGGCAAGGGAaggctaaaaaacaaaaagtttctgaagaaaatgtTGTAAGTTCGACTGTAGAAGTAGACAAGGAGCGCCTTTTGAAGCTCACTGAGCTCGCTGATTTTCTTCTCCAAAGAGGCAACTTTGGTGTTTATCAAGATCCTTTTGAAAAATTAGCTCATAAGGTGAAAACTATGGaagaaaagcaaagagaaaCTGAACAAGACGATGCCCTGGAGGCTGCGTTTAACCTagggggaggggagggtgaGGACACAAAGAAAGAACCCAACACTACAAATGGTAGCCCACAGGCAGAGGAAACTAAGGACGATGAAGTGTACTGGCAGTATAAGTGGGAAAACACAAAAAATGCAACCTTGTATGGGCCGTATTCATCAACTTATATGTTGAACTGGAATGAACAGGGTTGCTTTGGTGATGGTGTTTGGGTAAGAAAAGTTGGTGAAGATGATGGACCATTTTATAATTCAAAGCGCATAGACTTTGAACTCTACACTTGA
- the LOC136910666 gene encoding melanopsin-like isoform X1, producing MQFSREEDPPSGFNWNNAWFIAYGVVMIAVLSIGFLGNTMTVIILRKHEHASKSLTPLMINLAIASLIIIVLGYPLVISVVVRGSHVTKEDPTCRWSAFINGTVGISSIATLTEMSLVINYSLHRMNPNVRLTKRNMALLIAGAWLYGLVSMFPPLVGWNRFVPGAVRISCGPDWTDKSASGVSYNLVLVVLGFFLPLCVMIKAYYEIYRLLRSREMLISANSSFQLRQKLYIKKLVRMTVLAIAAFMLSWAPYCFVSIVAIFKGSHIITSGEAEIPELMAKASVIYNPVVYLITNSSYRASFWKVISCQKQTMIVHVRENLMPNGPSRRTLRSRRMAVLLKPLNEVSVYNGGYVVAMGFASVRDL from the exons ATGCAGTTTTCAAGAGAGGAAGATCCTCCATCAGGATTCAACTGGAACAATGCCTGGTTCATCGCCTACGGAGTGGTTATGATCGCTGTCTTATCCATCGGTTTCCTTGGCAACACAATGACGGTCATCATCTTACGCAAACATGAGCACGCGAGCAAGTCACTGACACCACTCATGATCAACCTAGCCATCGCCAGTCTCATAATCATCGTGCTGGGGTACCCTCTTGTCATAAGCGTGGTGGTGAGAGGAAGTCACGTGACAAAAGAAGACCCCACCTGTCGATGGAGTGCTTTCATCAACGGAACCGTTG GTATCTCGAGCATTGCCACCCTAACTGAGATGAGTCTCGTTATTAACTACAGCTTACATCGAATGAACCCCAATGTCCGTCTAACCAAACGAAACATGGCTCTTTTAATCGCGGGAGCCTGGCTCTATGGACTAGTGTCTATGTTTCCTCCGCTGGTGGGCTGGAATCGCTTTGTTCCTGGGGCGGTGAGGATCAGCTGCGGTCCTGATTGGACAGATAAATCAGCTTCTGGGGTTTCTTATAATCTCGTGCTAGTGGTCTTGGGATTTTTTCTGCCACTTTGCGTTATGATTAAGGCTTACTACGAGATTTACAG GTTGCTGCGAAGCCGTGAAATGCTCATTTCGGCCAACAGCAGCTTCCAACTGCGACAAAAATTGTACATAAAGAAATTAGTGCGCATGACAGTGTTGGCAATAGCCGCTTTCATGTTGAGCTGGGCGCCATATTGCTTCGTGAGCATCGTCGCCATCTTCAAGGGAAGTCACATTATCACAAGCGGAGAGGCGGAGATTCCTGAGCTAATGGCAAAGGCATCAGTCATTTATAATCCCGTTGTGTATCTCATTACGAACAGCAGCTATCGAGCAAGTTTTTGGAAAGTGATATCGTGTCAAAAACAAACTATGATTGTGCACGTTCGCGAAAATTTAATGCCTAATGGACCTTCTCGAAGAACTCTTAGATCTAGGCGTATGGCCGTTCTGCTGAAACCGCTGAACGAAGTGAGCGTATATAACGGTGGGTACGTCGTTGCTATGGGCTTCGCCAGTGTTAGAGATTTGTGA
- the LOC136910666 gene encoding visual pigment-like receptor peropsin isoform X2, whose product MQFSREEDPPSGFNWNNAWFIAYGVVMIAVLSIGFLGNTMTVIILRKHEHASKSLTPLMINLAIASLIIIVLGYPLVISVVVRGSHVTKEDPTCRWSAFINGTVGISSIATLTEMSLVINYSLHRMNPNVRLTKRNMALLIAGAWLYGLVSMFPPLVGWNRFVPGAVRISCGPDWTDKSASGVSYNLVLVVLGFFLPLCVMIKAYYEIYSP is encoded by the exons ATGCAGTTTTCAAGAGAGGAAGATCCTCCATCAGGATTCAACTGGAACAATGCCTGGTTCATCGCCTACGGAGTGGTTATGATCGCTGTCTTATCCATCGGTTTCCTTGGCAACACAATGACGGTCATCATCTTACGCAAACATGAGCACGCGAGCAAGTCACTGACACCACTCATGATCAACCTAGCCATCGCCAGTCTCATAATCATCGTGCTGGGGTACCCTCTTGTCATAAGCGTGGTGGTGAGAGGAAGTCACGTGACAAAAGAAGACCCCACCTGTCGATGGAGTGCTTTCATCAACGGAACCGTTG GTATCTCGAGCATTGCCACCCTAACTGAGATGAGTCTCGTTATTAACTACAGCTTACATCGAATGAACCCCAATGTCCGTCTAACCAAACGAAACATGGCTCTTTTAATCGCGGGAGCCTGGCTCTATGGACTAGTGTCTATGTTTCCTCCGCTGGTGGGCTGGAATCGCTTTGTTCCTGGGGCGGTGAGGATCAGCTGCGGTCCTGATTGGACAGATAAATCAGCTTCTGGGGTTTCTTATAATCTCGTGCTAGTGGTCTTGGGATTTTTTCTGCCACTTTGCGTTATGATTAAGGCTTACTACGAGATTTACAG ccCTTAG
- the LOC136910660 gene encoding transmembrane protein 180-like isoform X1 — translation MQSLKINKNALAYSATTLAATMMNSVFNFYYVKTFLNVYKISNYWFNVAQIVFLIWNAINDPLFGYFQDSSTWMVLRKRRLAIFYGAPLFAISFLSPWFPWTWFGFSGDWVVGLHLMTSLCLYDGLFTFVLLAQCSLFAEISTQQEERQTILKYAQVASILGSTALFLTSSVYKNEDRNFHSFQAVCVVIAILSWLLMRYTGMNIQVAMEASTTTSSSVHDGKSLKDEVPLFTLIKQILTQRSFVCFVAMNFFQVFHTTFCSNFFLIFVEHLIGSDAIPAILYSLLTGSVFILPRILVLATSPLLAKFGSYKVILWSFYVKVSLPALVFLAGLNNIWILYIFLIVDNCLPDATFSLFNLSVSDIIDDDMEKYHRNAPISSMIFGTNALFTKPAQSLAPMMVVHILSRYGYKDSQQTGKGEIVSVTASQQLKDAMFCLLCMVPLLVAVFQITFWKFYPLKMPKRDQDPSKILE, via the exons ATGCAATCTTTGAAGATCAATAAGAATGCGTTGGCATACAGTGCTACAACTCTGGCTGCCACCATGATGAATTccgttttcaatttttattacgTTAAGACATTTCTCAACGTTTACAA GATTTCAAACTACTGGTTCAATGTGGCACAAATTGTGTTCCTAATTTGGAATGCTATCAATGATCCTTTATTTGGGTACTTTCAA GACAGTTCTACATGGATGGTTTTGAGAAAGAGAAGGTTGGCAATATTCTATGGAGCTCCCTTGTTTGCAATCAG ctttctctccccatggtttccatggACATGGTTTGGCTTCAGTGGTGATTGGGTGGTTGGGCTTCATCTTATGACATCTCTTTGTTTATATGATGGACTTTTCACTTTTG TGTTGCTTGCCCAGTGTTCACTCTTTGCTGAGATTTCAACACAACAAGAAGAAAGACAGACCATCCTTAAATATGC GCAGGTGGCCTCCATCTTAGGATCAACAGCCCTCTTCCTTACTTCAAGTGTATACAAGAATGAG GATAgaaattttcattcatttcaagCCGTCTGTGTTGTGATTGCCATTCTTAGTTGGTTGTTAATGAGATATACTGGTATGAATATACAAGTTGCCATGGAGGCATCTACCACTACTTCATCATCAGTTCATG ATGGGAAGTCATTGAAGGATGAAGTTCCTCTCTTTACATTGATCAAGCAAATACTAACTCAAAGAAGCTTTG TTTGCTTTGTTGCCATGAATTTTTTCCAG GTTTTTCACACAACGTTTTGCAGCAACTTCTTTCTCATTTTTGTGGAGCACCTCATAGGATCTGATGCTATACCAGCT ATTTTGTATAGTTTGCTTACTGGATCAGTTTTCATATTGCCAAGG ATTCTTGTTCTGGCAACAAGTCCACTATTGGCTAAATTTGGTTCTTACAAGGTCATATTATGGTCATTTTACGTCAAG GTGTCACTGCCTGCTCTGGTGTTTTTAGCTGGACTGAATAATATCTGGATTCTCTATATCTTTTTAATTGTTGAcaa TTGCCTTCCAGATGCGACATTCTCTTTATTTAACTTATCTGTCTCTGATATCATTGATGACGACATGGAAAAATACCACAGAAA CGCACCCATCTCATCCATGATATTTGGGACCAATGCTCTCTTCACCAAACCAGCACAGTCTCTGGCGCCAATGATGGTGGTACATATTCTGTCTCGATATGGATACAAG GATAGTCAACAGACTGGTAAAGGTGAAATTGTTTCAG TGACAGCCTCACAGCAGTTGAAAGATGCTATGTTTTGCCTTCTTTGTATGGTCCCTTTGCTTGTGGCTGTTTTTCAAATTACATTCTGGAAGTTCTATCCTCTTAAAATGCCCAAAAGAGACCAAGATCCATCCAAGATACTGGAATGA
- the LOC136910660 gene encoding transmembrane protein 180-like isoform X2, with the protein MQSLKINKNALAYSATTLAATMMNSVFNFYYVKTFLNVYKISNYWFNVAQIVFLIWNAINDPLFGYFQDSSTWMVLRKRRLAIFYGAPLFAISFLSPWFPWTWFGFSGDWVVGLHLMTSLCLYDGLFTFVLLAQCSLFAEISTQQEERQTILKYAQVASILGSTALFLTSSVYKNEDRNFHSFQAVCVVIAILSWLLMRYTGMNIQVAMEASTTTSSSVHDGKSLKDEVPLFTLIKQILTQRSFVCFVAMNFFQILYSLLTGSVFILPRILVLATSPLLAKFGSYKVILWSFYVKVSLPALVFLAGLNNIWILYIFLIVDNCLPDATFSLFNLSVSDIIDDDMEKYHRNAPISSMIFGTNALFTKPAQSLAPMMVVHILSRYGYKDSQQTGKGEIVSVTASQQLKDAMFCLLCMVPLLVAVFQITFWKFYPLKMPKRDQDPSKILE; encoded by the exons ATGCAATCTTTGAAGATCAATAAGAATGCGTTGGCATACAGTGCTACAACTCTGGCTGCCACCATGATGAATTccgttttcaatttttattacgTTAAGACATTTCTCAACGTTTACAA GATTTCAAACTACTGGTTCAATGTGGCACAAATTGTGTTCCTAATTTGGAATGCTATCAATGATCCTTTATTTGGGTACTTTCAA GACAGTTCTACATGGATGGTTTTGAGAAAGAGAAGGTTGGCAATATTCTATGGAGCTCCCTTGTTTGCAATCAG ctttctctccccatggtttccatggACATGGTTTGGCTTCAGTGGTGATTGGGTGGTTGGGCTTCATCTTATGACATCTCTTTGTTTATATGATGGACTTTTCACTTTTG TGTTGCTTGCCCAGTGTTCACTCTTTGCTGAGATTTCAACACAACAAGAAGAAAGACAGACCATCCTTAAATATGC GCAGGTGGCCTCCATCTTAGGATCAACAGCCCTCTTCCTTACTTCAAGTGTATACAAGAATGAG GATAgaaattttcattcatttcaagCCGTCTGTGTTGTGATTGCCATTCTTAGTTGGTTGTTAATGAGATATACTGGTATGAATATACAAGTTGCCATGGAGGCATCTACCACTACTTCATCATCAGTTCATG ATGGGAAGTCATTGAAGGATGAAGTTCCTCTCTTTACATTGATCAAGCAAATACTAACTCAAAGAAGCTTTG TTTGCTTTGTTGCCATGAATTTTTTCCAG ATTTTGTATAGTTTGCTTACTGGATCAGTTTTCATATTGCCAAGG ATTCTTGTTCTGGCAACAAGTCCACTATTGGCTAAATTTGGTTCTTACAAGGTCATATTATGGTCATTTTACGTCAAG GTGTCACTGCCTGCTCTGGTGTTTTTAGCTGGACTGAATAATATCTGGATTCTCTATATCTTTTTAATTGTTGAcaa TTGCCTTCCAGATGCGACATTCTCTTTATTTAACTTATCTGTCTCTGATATCATTGATGACGACATGGAAAAATACCACAGAAA CGCACCCATCTCATCCATGATATTTGGGACCAATGCTCTCTTCACCAAACCAGCACAGTCTCTGGCGCCAATGATGGTGGTACATATTCTGTCTCGATATGGATACAAG GATAGTCAACAGACTGGTAAAGGTGAAATTGTTTCAG TGACAGCCTCACAGCAGTTGAAAGATGCTATGTTTTGCCTTCTTTGTATGGTCCCTTTGCTTGTGGCTGTTTTTCAAATTACATTCTGGAAGTTCTATCCTCTTAAAATGCCCAAAAGAGACCAAGATCCATCCAAGATACTGGAATGA